The following coding sequences lie in one Lysobacter capsici genomic window:
- a CDS encoding tetratricopeptide repeat protein produces MERMDVRVTQLRGFLAVDPTNINLACDLADALCAQAEYAQAEAVLRGLPEGESAPGPAFRLARIDLIHGRHAQAEAGYRGLVEHGHDNLAIRHDLAFAQLCQRHVDEAAATVEAALARFEPAPALFVLKGRIELMRERYDEAVDALDRALQLDPDDEAAQGVRALALFDASRFEEAAVAARDCLLRYPEQHEALLVAGTMSLWQSDLDSAQVLFERGLQRHPNSGRALSGYGQLQMLRNDLPAARDTLHHAVVAMPDHIGTWHALAWTQLLQNDRDAAETSYRKAYELDRNFGDTHGGLALIDALRGDYDAAEQGIKRALRLDPQAVTARYAKTLVLEARGENAAADALMGELMPGSPLPVHEFAQRLKATLGIQPR; encoded by the coding sequence ATGGAACGCATGGACGTGCGGGTCACGCAGCTGCGTGGCTTTCTTGCAGTAGATCCAACCAATATCAATCTCGCCTGCGACCTCGCCGATGCGCTATGCGCGCAGGCCGAGTACGCGCAGGCCGAAGCCGTGTTGCGTGGCCTGCCTGAGGGCGAGAGCGCGCCCGGGCCGGCGTTCCGCCTGGCCCGGATCGATCTGATCCACGGCCGCCATGCGCAGGCCGAGGCCGGTTATCGCGGCCTGGTCGAGCACGGTCACGACAACCTCGCGATCCGGCACGATCTGGCGTTCGCCCAGCTGTGCCAGCGTCATGTCGACGAGGCCGCGGCCACGGTCGAGGCCGCGCTCGCGCGGTTCGAACCGGCGCCGGCGCTGTTCGTGCTCAAGGGCCGCATCGAGCTGATGCGCGAGCGCTACGACGAGGCAGTCGACGCGCTCGATCGCGCGTTGCAGCTCGATCCCGACGACGAAGCCGCGCAGGGCGTGCGCGCCCTGGCCCTGTTCGACGCCAGCCGTTTCGAAGAGGCCGCGGTCGCCGCGCGCGATTGCCTGCTGCGCTATCCCGAACAACACGAAGCGCTGCTGGTCGCCGGCACGATGTCGTTGTGGCAGAGCGATCTGGACAGCGCGCAGGTGCTGTTCGAACGCGGCCTGCAACGGCATCCGAATTCGGGCCGCGCGCTGTCGGGCTACGGCCAGTTGCAGATGCTGCGCAACGACTTGCCCGCCGCGCGCGACACCTTGCACCACGCGGTCGTGGCGATGCCCGATCACATCGGCACCTGGCATGCGCTGGCGTGGACGCAGTTGTTGCAGAACGATCGCGACGCGGCCGAAACCAGTTACCGCAAGGCTTACGAGCTCGACCGCAACTTCGGCGACACCCATGGCGGGCTCGCGCTGATCGACGCCTTGCGCGGCGACTACGATGCCGCCGAGCAGGGCATCAAGCGCGCCTTGCGCCTGGACCCGCAGGCGGTCACCGCGCGCTACGCCAAGACCCTGGTGCTCGAAGCGCGCGGCGAAAACGCCGCCGCCGATGCCTTGATGGGCGAGTTGATGCCCGGCAGTCCGCTGCCGGTGCATGAATTCGCCCAGCGCCTGAAAGCCACCCTCGGAATCCAACCGCGCTAA
- a CDS encoding flagellar biosynthetic protein FliQ, which produces MDSDFAIRLLTDTLLAAVKMSAPILLATLVVGLLISIVQVVTQVQEMTLTFVPKLGVVVVVCLGLGSWMLSVAIELAKRMFEVAAGL; this is translated from the coding sequence ATGGATTCCGATTTCGCGATCCGTCTGCTGACGGACACGCTGTTGGCGGCCGTCAAAATGTCGGCGCCGATCCTGCTGGCGACCCTGGTCGTCGGCCTGCTGATTTCGATCGTGCAGGTCGTCACCCAGGTCCAGGAAATGACCTTGACCTTCGTGCCCAAGCTGGGCGTGGTGGTCGTGGTCTGCCTGGGGCTGGGCAGCTGGATGCTGTCGGTCGCGATCGAACTGGCCAAGCGCATGTTCGAAGTGGCGGCGGGACTGTAG
- a CDS encoding flagellar biosynthetic protein FliR — MNAAAVDGLERFVGMLGLAFLRYLPPIALASLSPLNWAPPLVRIALAMALAWMTVLAMPVDAWSAMPTQAGGWIAAAIVELSIGFVFGLVVMMPQAALHLSGWLVDVQAGLSAAAIFNPGGQGDMQSMIGTALMLLATVLFFTLDLHLELYRALVASTAVMPVGGAGLHLDVEAFFGLIGSSFLLALMIVAPVMLGLFAVDVGVAYATRSMPQANVYFLMLPLKIVVALLLLVATLPFVPALMGRLFRDAFARAPAILGG, encoded by the coding sequence ATGAACGCCGCCGCTGTGGATGGTCTGGAACGCTTCGTCGGCATGCTCGGCCTGGCCTTCCTGCGCTATCTGCCGCCGATCGCGCTGGCCTCGTTGTCGCCGTTGAACTGGGCGCCGCCGCTGGTGCGCATCGCCCTGGCGATGGCGCTGGCGTGGATGACGGTGCTGGCGATGCCGGTCGACGCGTGGAGCGCGATGCCGACCCAGGCCGGCGGCTGGATCGCCGCGGCGATCGTCGAGTTGAGCATCGGTTTCGTGTTCGGCCTGGTGGTGATGATGCCGCAGGCCGCATTGCACCTGTCGGGCTGGCTGGTCGACGTGCAGGCCGGCCTGAGCGCGGCGGCGATCTTCAACCCGGGCGGGCAGGGCGACATGCAGTCGATGATCGGCACCGCGCTGATGCTGCTGGCGACGGTGCTGTTCTTCACTCTCGACCTGCACCTTGAGCTGTATCGCGCGCTGGTTGCGAGTACTGCGGTGATGCCGGTGGGCGGCGCGGGGCTGCATCTGGACGTGGAAGCGTTTTTCGGACTGATCGGCAGCAGTTTCCTGCTGGCGCTGATGATCGTCGCGCCGGTGATGCTGGGCCTGTTCGCGGTCGATGTCGGCGTGGCTTACGCGACCCGCTCGATGCCGCAGGCCAATGTGTATTTCCTGATGCTGCCGCTGAAGATCGTGGTCGCGCTGCTGCTGTTGGTGGCGACGTTGCCGTTCGTGCCCGCGTTGATGGGGCGGTTGTTCCGCGATGCGTTCGCTCGCGCGCCGGCGATCCTGGGAGGCTGA
- a CDS encoding EscU/YscU/HrcU family type III secretion system export apparatus switch protein, which yields MSQGDQDKTEQPTPYRLEEARKRGEVAKSPDVAGALVMIVFAAVIAVTGAGVASALATATRRMLQLSGNAPALNGSFFDWVMRSYAPVWQALTPLVLGLLIAAVVANVLQTGPMFTTHPLKPDFKRMNPANTVKRIFSMRTIWELGKLVVKCLMLAGICALFVWKARALAEATAMSLPQRLGSLVLSGFIKTSVYVLLVIGLAALIDLMFSRREFMKRMRMSRRELRDEVKRRDGDPAVKSKQKQQLRDLLKKARALSKVQEADVILTNPTHVAVALRYRPGQMLAPVVLAKGAGMFSQRIRALAARHGIPIVRVPPLARALYQECEIDGPVPEDRYAQLAPIYRQLWADKAAAKASKTHDASNSASTNHAQPNEAKDASP from the coding sequence GTGTCGCAGGGCGATCAGGACAAGACCGAGCAACCCACGCCGTATCGGCTCGAAGAAGCGCGCAAGCGCGGCGAAGTGGCCAAGAGCCCCGACGTCGCCGGCGCGCTGGTGATGATCGTGTTCGCCGCGGTGATCGCGGTCACCGGCGCCGGCGTGGCCAGCGCGCTGGCGACCGCGACCCGGCGCATGCTGCAGCTGTCGGGCAATGCGCCGGCCTTGAACGGTTCGTTCTTCGACTGGGTGATGCGTTCCTACGCGCCGGTGTGGCAGGCGCTGACGCCGCTGGTGCTGGGGCTGTTGATCGCGGCGGTGGTCGCCAACGTGCTGCAGACCGGGCCGATGTTCACCACCCATCCGCTCAAGCCCGATTTCAAGCGCATGAACCCGGCCAACACGGTCAAGCGGATCTTCTCGATGCGCACGATCTGGGAGCTCGGCAAGCTGGTGGTCAAGTGCCTGATGCTGGCCGGCATCTGCGCCTTGTTCGTGTGGAAGGCGCGCGCGCTGGCCGAGGCCACCGCGATGAGCCTGCCGCAGCGGCTGGGCTCGCTGGTGCTGTCGGGTTTCATCAAGACCTCGGTCTACGTGTTGCTGGTGATCGGGTTGGCGGCGCTGATCGACCTGATGTTCAGCCGCCGCGAATTCATGAAGCGCATGCGCATGAGCCGGCGCGAACTGCGCGACGAGGTCAAGCGCCGCGACGGCGATCCGGCGGTGAAGTCCAAGCAGAAACAGCAACTGCGCGATCTGCTCAAGAAGGCGCGCGCGCTGAGCAAGGTGCAGGAAGCCGATGTGATCCTGACCAACCCGACCCACGTCGCGGTGGCGCTGCGTTACCGGCCCGGGCAGATGCTCGCGCCGGTGGTGCTGGCCAAGGGCGCGGGCATGTTCAGCCAGCGCATCCGCGCGCTCGCCGCGCGTCACGGCATCCCGATCGTGCGGGTGCCGCCGCTGGCGCGCGCGCTGTACCAGGAATGCGAAATCGACGGTCCGGTGCCCGAGGACCGTTACGCGCAACTCGCGCCGATCTATCGGCAGCTGTGGGCCGACAAGGCCGCGGCGAAGGCTTCAAAGACTCACGACGCTTCCAATAGCGCCTCGACGAACCACGCCCAACCGAACGAAGCGAAGGACGCGTCACCATGA
- a CDS encoding flagellar biosynthesis protein FlhA, with product MKDLFGQLWSGKRDLALIAMVIGVLTVLFVPVPAPMLDFLLVINISIALLILLITFFTETPLKFSTFPTILLLSTLLRLALNVSATRLILEGADAGRVINAIGEFVVGGNYIVGIVVFLILVVVQYVVVTSGAQRVAEVAARFTLDSMPGKQMSIDADMNMGLIDEHEARHRRAMVEKEANFYGAMDGATKFVKGDAIAGIIIILTNIVGGLAIGIAQLGLSWGEAVQRFTLLTIGDGIVTQIPSLVIAVATGIIITRAAADAQLGSEIPKQVLNNPRALLIVAISLFAVLLLPGFPKLPVLFVLIVLSALIWVAMRAQRAAKAEDDPDNIEASTSGGAAKPADELQQWMKIEPIEVRLGSELSTALIGANSDLVERIANLRKQFALDLGFVLPKVQTSQRTELAANRYEIHFQGCRVGQGELSVDRVMAINPGGNRAKLEGPDTRDPAYGLPAQWIAKDARQFARSAGYTLVDPDTVLMTHLSELVKRQAADLLTRADTERLLQRVRDQHGSLIDELIPNVLSFSDVQKVLQLLLREQVSIRHIEAILEVLVDAGKTLKSPDDLAERVRERLGPMICQGLRDAQGDLHVLTLAPELERSLMANARPGDFKGGLFNEVGQLDGFMKNLGRQAESMMGRNLSPVVLCPSPVRRSLRALLHRSMPYVAVLGLNEIPPTTSVRSFAAIQAN from the coding sequence ATGAAAGACCTGTTCGGCCAACTGTGGAGCGGCAAGCGCGACCTGGCCCTGATCGCGATGGTGATCGGCGTGCTGACCGTGCTGTTCGTGCCGGTGCCGGCGCCGATGCTCGACTTCCTGCTGGTGATCAACATCTCGATCGCGCTGTTGATCCTGCTGATCACCTTCTTCACCGAAACGCCGCTGAAGTTCTCGACCTTCCCGACCATCCTGCTGCTGTCGACCCTGCTGCGGCTGGCGCTCAACGTCTCGGCGACGCGCCTGATCCTGGAAGGCGCCGACGCGGGCCGGGTGATCAACGCGATCGGCGAGTTCGTGGTCGGCGGCAACTACATCGTCGGCATCGTGGTGTTCCTGATCCTGGTGGTGGTGCAGTACGTGGTGGTGACCAGCGGCGCGCAGCGCGTGGCCGAGGTCGCCGCGCGCTTCACCCTGGACAGCATGCCCGGCAAGCAGATGAGCATCGACGCCGACATGAACATGGGGCTGATCGACGAACACGAGGCCCGTCACCGCCGCGCGATGGTCGAGAAGGAAGCCAATTTCTACGGCGCGATGGACGGCGCGACCAAGTTCGTCAAGGGCGACGCGATCGCCGGCATCATCATCATCCTGACCAACATCGTCGGCGGCCTCGCCATCGGCATCGCCCAGCTCGGCCTGTCCTGGGGCGAGGCGGTGCAGCGCTTCACCCTGCTGACCATCGGCGACGGCATCGTCACCCAGATTCCGTCGCTGGTGATCGCGGTCGCCACCGGCATCATCATCACCCGCGCCGCGGCCGATGCGCAGCTGGGCTCGGAAATTCCCAAGCAGGTGCTCAACAACCCGCGCGCGTTGTTGATCGTGGCGATCTCGCTGTTCGCGGTGCTGCTGCTGCCGGGCTTTCCGAAACTGCCGGTGCTGTTCGTGCTGATCGTGCTCAGCGCGCTGATCTGGGTGGCGATGCGCGCGCAGCGCGCGGCCAAGGCCGAGGACGATCCCGACAACATCGAGGCGTCCACCAGCGGCGGCGCGGCCAAGCCGGCCGACGAGTTGCAGCAGTGGATGAAGATCGAACCGATCGAAGTGCGCCTGGGCAGCGAGCTGTCGACCGCGCTGATCGGCGCCAACAGCGATCTGGTCGAACGCATCGCCAACCTGCGCAAGCAGTTCGCGCTCGACCTGGGGTTCGTCCTGCCCAAGGTGCAGACCAGCCAGCGCACCGAACTGGCGGCCAACCGCTATGAAATCCATTTCCAGGGCTGCCGGGTGGGGCAGGGCGAGCTGTCGGTCGACCGGGTCATGGCGATCAATCCCGGCGGTAATCGCGCCAAGCTCGAAGGCCCGGACACCCGCGATCCGGCCTACGGCCTGCCGGCGCAGTGGATCGCCAAGGACGCGCGCCAGTTCGCGCGCAGCGCCGGCTACACCCTGGTCGATCCCGACACGGTGCTGATGACCCACCTGAGCGAACTGGTCAAGCGCCAGGCCGCCGACCTGCTGACCCGCGCCGATACCGAGCGCCTGTTGCAGCGCGTGCGCGATCAGCACGGTTCGCTGATCGACGAACTGATTCCGAACGTGCTGAGTTTCTCCGACGTGCAGAAGGTGCTGCAGTTGCTGCTGCGCGAGCAGGTCAGCATTCGCCATATCGAAGCGATCCTGGAAGTGCTGGTCGACGCCGGCAAGACCCTGAAATCGCCCGACGATCTGGCCGAACGCGTGCGCGAACGGCTCGGCCCGATGATCTGCCAGGGCCTGCGCGACGCGCAGGGCGACCTGCATGTGCTGACCCTCGCGCCGGAGCTCGAACGCAGCCTGATGGCCAATGCGCGTCCCGGCGATTTCAAGGGCGGGCTGTTCAACGAAGTCGGCCAGCTCGACGGCTTCATGAAAAACCTGGGACGTCAGGCCGAATCGATGATGGGCCGCAATCTCAGCCCGGTCGTGCTGTGTCCCTCGCCGGTGCGGCGTTCGCTGCGCGCCTTGCTGCACCGCTCGATGCCTTACGTCGCCGTGCTGGGTCTCAACGAGATCCCGCCGACCACCTCGGTGCGTTCCTTCGCCGCCATCCAAGCCAACTGA
- a CDS encoding flagellar hook-basal body protein has protein sequence MTDTLQAIARALSTDVQTLGTISHNVANMNTPGYRGVRAVPEFSQQALLRTSLDQTDGSVMQTARKLDLALQGPGFFVVEREGEPLLVRSGAFRVDAQGQLVTANGDVVRGPNAPIGTDLDALRVDADGALWNGTQSLGQLELITVADAGALRPAGGGAYRYEGEQEPWSGQVIQGALEAANIDAAGETIRLMETTRHAESVQRAISIYDKAMDTGINRLGDN, from the coding sequence GTGACCGACACCTTGCAAGCCATCGCCCGCGCCTTGAGCACCGACGTGCAGACCTTGGGCACGATCAGCCACAACGTCGCCAACATGAACACCCCGGGTTATCGCGGCGTGCGCGCGGTGCCGGAGTTCAGCCAGCAGGCGCTGCTGCGCACGTCGCTGGACCAGACCGACGGCAGCGTGATGCAGACCGCGCGCAAGCTCGATCTGGCGCTGCAGGGCCCGGGCTTCTTCGTGGTCGAACGCGAGGGCGAGCCGCTGCTGGTGCGCTCGGGCGCGTTCCGGGTCGATGCGCAGGGGCAACTGGTGACCGCCAACGGCGACGTGGTGCGAGGCCCTAACGCGCCGATCGGAACCGACCTGGATGCCTTGCGCGTGGACGCCGACGGCGCCTTGTGGAATGGCACTCAGAGCCTGGGCCAACTCGAATTGATCACCGTCGCCGACGCGGGCGCACTGCGTCCGGCCGGCGGCGGCGCGTACCGCTACGAAGGCGAGCAGGAGCCGTGGAGCGGCCAGGTGATCCAGGGCGCGCTCGAGGCCGCGAATATCGACGCGGCCGGCGAAACCATCCGCCTGATGGAAACCACGCGCCACGCCGAATCGGTGCAGCGCGCGATCTCGATCTACGACAAAGCCATGGACACCGGCATCAACCGCCTCGGCGACAACTGA
- the flgG gene encoding flagellar basal-body rod protein FlgG gives MIDALYISASGLRGEQKQIDVISNNVANMQTPGFKRSRVNFAEVATAAVAAQSNESELTTQSLMRGNGARVISTSTLFSPGEMRQTQGALDLAIDGNGFFELEAADGSTVYTRDGQFRLDDEGFLASIHGQRLAHSVQIPADAKDIRIDAKGEITALLAGDEARSVLGDIELATFAAPDALVSIGNNRYVPNEASGTVSYGRPNEPGFGGLQQGYVELANVEMIDEMSALVLAQRAYQLNARVLQAADQILETINNLRR, from the coding sequence ATGATCGACGCACTCTATATTTCCGCCAGCGGCCTGCGCGGCGAACAAAAACAGATCGACGTGATTTCCAACAACGTCGCCAACATGCAGACCCCGGGCTTCAAGCGCAGCCGGGTCAACTTCGCCGAAGTCGCGACCGCGGCCGTCGCCGCGCAGTCCAACGAATCGGAGCTGACGACGCAGTCGCTGATGCGCGGCAACGGCGCGCGGGTGATCTCGACCTCGACTCTGTTCTCGCCCGGCGAAATGCGCCAGACCCAGGGCGCGCTGGACCTGGCGATCGACGGCAACGGTTTCTTCGAACTCGAAGCCGCCGACGGCAGCACGGTCTATACCCGCGACGGTCAGTTCCGTCTCGACGACGAAGGTTTCCTGGCCTCGATCCACGGCCAGCGCCTGGCCCATTCGGTGCAGATTCCGGCCGACGCCAAGGACATCCGCATCGACGCCAAGGGCGAGATCACCGCGCTGCTGGCCGGCGACGAAGCGCGTTCGGTGCTCGGCGACATCGAGCTGGCCACTTTCGCCGCGCCCGATGCGCTGGTCTCGATCGGCAACAACCGCTACGTGCCCAATGAAGCCTCGGGCACGGTGTCCTACGGCCGCCCCAACGAACCGGGCTTCGGCGGGCTGCAGCAAGGTTATGTCGAACTGGCCAACGTCGAGATGATCGACGAGATGTCGGCGCTGGTGCTGGCGCAGCGCGCGTATCAGCTCAATGCACGCGTGCTGCAGGCGGCCGACCAGATTCTCGAAACCATCAACAACCTGCGCCGCTGA
- the flgA gene encoding flagellar basal body P-ring formation chaperone FlgA: MNACAVLLLSTLAAPLAMGAAVPAAAPVQQVSADAIARTVEAELRARLQAAGRSQASVKVAGRIDDQTVPAGALSTQVGSIAGRWPRARVGVPVQLRVDGAVARSLTVWVESQDLRNVPTYSADYPARRAGEGIALATAQVDMNCCAGNALESIDAVQSLRLKRSVRAGQPAMVADFEVIPDVQAQQPVHIDVARGAVRLSVPGVALRDGRIGERIPVRADDGERTVVSRVTGKQKVQVDE; encoded by the coding sequence ATGAACGCCTGCGCCGTCCTGCTGCTGTCCACGCTCGCCGCACCGCTTGCGATGGGCGCGGCCGTGCCTGCCGCCGCGCCCGTGCAGCAGGTCAGCGCGGACGCGATCGCGCGCACGGTCGAAGCCGAGCTGCGCGCGCGGCTGCAGGCGGCCGGACGTAGCCAGGCCAGCGTGAAAGTGGCCGGTCGAATCGACGATCAGACCGTACCCGCGGGTGCATTGAGCACTCAAGTCGGCAGCATTGCCGGACGTTGGCCGCGCGCACGGGTCGGCGTGCCGGTGCAACTGCGTGTCGACGGCGCGGTTGCGCGCAGCTTGACGGTGTGGGTCGAAAGCCAGGACCTGCGCAATGTGCCGACCTACAGCGCCGATTACCCCGCGCGCCGTGCCGGCGAGGGCATCGCCCTGGCCACGGCGCAGGTCGACATGAATTGCTGCGCGGGTAACGCGCTGGAATCGATCGATGCCGTGCAGTCGCTGCGTCTGAAACGTTCGGTGCGCGCCGGGCAACCGGCGATGGTCGCCGATTTCGAAGTCATTCCCGACGTGCAGGCGCAACAGCCCGTGCATATCGATGTCGCCCGCGGCGCGGTGCGGCTCAGCGTACCCGGGGTCGCCTTGCGCGACGGCCGGATCGGCGAGCGCATCCCGGTGCGCGCCGACGATGGAGAACGAACCGTGGTTTCACGCGTCACCGGAAAACAAAAGGTGCAAGTGGATGAATAA
- a CDS encoding flagellar basal body L-ring protein FlgH, translated as MNKHAHARQALVPIALAVAAVCAGPAIAQQPSMPQQTIEPMPMPAPVSAPSRESLIDVNGYRGLAADHRAHRIGDVITVYVIEATRAKSQAATDASSDLDMRAGLTSPSTDFDARLGLGGSNRAGAQTTRVGELRTQISAQVVGVTPDGSLQIQGLQTLKVNGEKQTIKVSGLVRPEDVGPDNTVLSHRIANADLELVGVGVVSSSQRQSLIYRMFKWLRLM; from the coding sequence ATGAATAAGCACGCCCATGCGCGGCAAGCGCTGGTTCCGATCGCATTGGCCGTCGCGGCGGTCTGCGCAGGCCCGGCGATCGCGCAGCAGCCGTCGATGCCGCAACAGACGATCGAACCGATGCCCATGCCCGCGCCAGTGTCCGCGCCGTCGCGCGAAAGCCTGATCGACGTGAACGGCTATCGCGGTCTGGCCGCCGATCACCGCGCGCACCGCATCGGCGATGTGATCACGGTGTACGTGATCGAAGCCACGCGGGCCAAGTCGCAGGCCGCCACCGACGCGTCCAGCGATCTGGACATGCGCGCCGGCCTGACCTCGCCGTCGACCGATTTCGACGCGCGCCTGGGCCTGGGCGGCAGCAATCGCGCCGGCGCCCAGACCACCCGTGTCGGCGAACTGCGCACGCAGATTTCGGCGCAGGTGGTCGGGGTGACGCCCGACGGCAGCCTGCAGATCCAGGGTCTGCAGACGCTCAAGGTCAACGGCGAGAAACAGACCATCAAGGTCAGCGGCCTGGTCCGTCCCGAAGACGTCGGCCCCGACAACACCGTGCTCTCGCACCGCATCGCCAATGCCGACCTGGAATTGGTCGGCGTCGGCGTGGTCAGTTCGTCGCAGCGTCAGAGCCTGATCTATCGCATGTTCAAGTGGCTGAGGTTGATGTGA
- a CDS encoding flagellar basal body P-ring protein FlgI gives MTTFKNLLLTGVALGALLGASATAQAAAGVRVKELARVAGVRDNPLTGYGLVFGLSGSGDSARNRATLQSVANTLRNFGVNVSEADLASRNVAAVIVTARLPAFAEPGQMLDVQVASSGDARSLTGGTLMLTPLSGPDGRVYAIAQGAISVGGYQFEGVTASLQKNHPTVGWVPQGASVEQGSPLRVAGDGRSLSILLNEPDFTNAERIADAIRGSVSGASVRAEHAGKVTVAYANAPANLVSEISRLENLSVQPQRKARVVVNERTGTVVAGGDVRLGEVTVSHGDLKVEIRTDYTVSQPEGVFVRPGSSIGSVVVPRTEIKADEGPAPLVSVREGASVAELVSALRAIKLSTRDVIAVLQSIKAAGALDGELVIQ, from the coding sequence ATGACGACTTTCAAGAATCTGCTGCTGACCGGCGTCGCGCTCGGCGCGTTGCTGGGCGCATCCGCGACCGCGCAGGCCGCGGCCGGCGTGCGGGTCAAGGAACTCGCCCGCGTCGCCGGCGTGCGCGACAACCCGTTGACCGGGTACGGCCTGGTGTTCGGTCTGTCGGGTTCGGGCGATTCGGCGCGCAATCGCGCGACCCTGCAATCGGTCGCCAACACCTTGCGCAACTTCGGTGTCAACGTCAGCGAGGCCGATCTCGCCAGCCGCAACGTCGCCGCGGTGATCGTGACCGCGCGCCTGCCGGCGTTCGCCGAGCCCGGGCAGATGCTCGACGTGCAGGTCGCCTCGTCCGGCGACGCGCGCAGCCTCACCGGCGGCACCTTGATGCTCACGCCGCTGTCGGGCCCGGACGGTCGCGTCTATGCGATCGCGCAGGGCGCGATCTCGGTCGGCGGTTATCAGTTCGAAGGCGTCACCGCCTCGCTGCAGAAAAACCATCCGACCGTCGGCTGGGTGCCGCAGGGCGCCAGCGTCGAACAGGGCTCGCCCTTGCGCGTGGCCGGCGACGGGCGTTCGCTGAGCATCCTGCTCAACGAGCCGGATTTCACCAATGCCGAGCGCATCGCCGATGCGATTCGCGGGTCGGTGTCGGGGGCAAGCGTACGGGCGGAGCATGCGGGCAAGGTCACGGTGGCGTATGCGAATGCGCCGGCCAACTTGGTCTCGGAAATATCGCGCCTGGAAAACCTGTCGGTGCAACCGCAGCGCAAGGCGCGCGTGGTGGTCAACGAGCGCACCGGCACCGTGGTCGCCGGCGGCGACGTGCGCCTGGGCGAGGTGACCGTGTCGCACGGCGATCTCAAGGTCGAGATCCGCACCGACTACACCGTGTCGCAACCCGAGGGCGTGTTCGTGCGTCCGGGCAGCAGCATCGGCTCGGTGGTGGTGCCGCGCACCGAGATCAAGGCGGACGAGGGTCCGGCGCCGCTGGTCAGCGTGCGCGAGGGCGCGAGCGTGGCCGAACTGGTGTCGGCCTTGCGCGCGATCAAGCTCAGCACGCGCGACGTGATCGCGGTACTTCAGTCGATCAAGGCCGCCGGTGCCTTGGACGGCGAACTGGTGATCCAGTGA
- a CDS encoding flagellar basal body rod protein FlgC, translated as MAIESILDAARAGMQYERLRLDASSRNIAAANVPVAAGHGATRLSVGAPGLNGAGGGFAAAVSEQPTGLREVNDPAHPMADKDGMVHYPATDMVGEMTTLMTASRGYEANVRSFNLLRGMMLRALEIGAK; from the coding sequence ATGGCCATCGAATCGATCCTCGACGCCGCGCGCGCCGGCATGCAGTACGAACGCCTGCGCCTGGATGCGTCCAGCCGCAACATCGCCGCGGCCAACGTGCCGGTCGCCGCCGGCCACGGCGCGACCCGCCTGAGCGTCGGTGCGCCCGGATTGAACGGAGCGGGCGGTGGTTTCGCCGCCGCGGTGTCCGAACAACCCACCGGCCTGCGCGAAGTCAACGACCCGGCGCATCCGATGGCCGACAAGGACGGCATGGTCCATTACCCGGCCACCGACATGGTCGGCGAAATGACCACGCTGATGACCGCCAGCCGCGGCTACGAAGCCAACGTGCGTTCGTTCAACCTGCTGCGCGGCATGATGCTGCGCGCGCTCGAAATAGGAGCCAAGTGA
- the fliE gene encoding flagellar hook-basal body complex protein FliE gives MSVEAIGAIALSALAQPETIRTDAIAPTATAGIKGADFMNVMGAGLSRADQSLRSADTQLRALAAGQDIPIHEVMIAMEQARMDLTLVVEVRNRMLESYQELTRMQL, from the coding sequence ATGAGCGTCGAGGCCATCGGAGCGATCGCGCTCAGCGCGCTCGCGCAACCCGAAACCATCCGCACCGACGCGATCGCGCCGACCGCCACGGCTGGCATCAAGGGCGCGGATTTCATGAACGTGATGGGCGCCGGCCTGAGCCGCGCCGACCAGAGCCTGCGCAGCGCCGACACCCAGTTGCGCGCGCTCGCCGCCGGCCAGGACATCCCGATCCACGAGGTGATGATCGCGATGGAACAAGCGCGCATGGACCTGACCCTGGTCGTCGAGGTCCGTAACCGGATGCTCGAGAGCTACCAGGAACTGACCCGCATGCAGTTGTGA